The DNA window GGATCCGGCGCCAGGTGGGTGGGCTCGGCAGACATCAGCTCCACCACTTCGATACCCGGCCCGGCCGCCAGGCGTAGCCGCTCCATCATTTGGGCGGCGGTATAGGGAAAAGGAAAGCGTACATCCAGGCAGGCATAGGCCTCTCCTGGAATGCAGTTGAGTGTTTCATTCGCTGTGCGCATGACCGTCGGCACACAGGTGGGATACCAGTGATCCAGGGCGTCTTCATGCCCGGCACGGAGACCTGCCACCTCCCCCGTCAAACGTACCAGGCCCTCGGCGAGCTGGAGAAGGGCATTTGGCACCAGCCAGGGCCGCGCAGCATGCCCCTCCTGCCCCTCGCAGTTCAGCCGCGCATGGAGAATGCCTTTTTCAGCGATGGTGATGTCATTGACGGAGCCGCCATCCGGAACCATGGCCACACCACAGCGCAGGCCGATGTTCTCAAAAAGGTGCTTCACCCCATGGTGGCCGCCGATCTCCTCATCCGACGTGATGGCGATGCCAAAGGAGATGCCTGGATGCCGCCGATGCAGCAGGCAGAACAGTTCAACCATGATGGCCACCTGCCCCTTCATATCCCCTGCCCCGGGGCCATAGATGCGCCCGTCCCGGACCGTGGAGCGGTAAACATCTGCATCCGGATGCTCAATCACATCCAGATGCGCGACCATGAGGATTTCCGGATGGTCAACCCCCTTCGGGCAGGCCACCAATGAGCCGTAGCCACCGCTCTCATATTCCCGGATGGTGATCCCGTCCACGGCCTCCAAATGATC is part of the Prosthecobacter sp. SYSU 5D2 genome and encodes:
- a CDS encoding M20 family metallopeptidase, whose amino-acid sequence is MLERLVALTRDLILIPSTDGRPRERARCFAFLRDHLEAVDGITIREYESGGYGSLVACPKGVDHPEILMVAHLDVIEHPDADVYRSTVRDGRIYGPGAGDMKGQVAIMVELFCLLHRRHPGISFGIAITSDEEIGGHHGVKHLFENIGLRCGVAMVPDGGSVNDITIAEKGILHARLNCEGQEGHAARPWLVPNALLQLAEGLVRLTGEVAGLRAGHEDALDHWYPTCVPTVMRTANETLNCIPGEAYACLDVRFPFPYTAAQMMERLRLAAGPGIEVVELMSAEPTHLAPDPLYLEITRKLTGLPVNLVRASGGSDSRFIAQYGIPVILSRPLVGALHSPDEWMDIASMDLYFRICEEFILRKLGLG